The Cryobacterium sp. SO1 genomic sequence CGCCGCGCTGGCGGGGTACCGCACCAGCAACGCCGATTGGCTGCTGGTTCTCGACGACCTCGAGGCTAGCCTCGGCAGTGGCGCCAGGGACGCCGTGCTCTCCGCTCAGGGCGGAGCGCTCGTCACCGGCGTGCAGTGGCGGGCCCCCGAACACCTGGGCCAGCTGCCGCAGGAGCTCGAGGAGCGGGCCAGGATGCTGATATCCGGCCAGCTCGAGCTGATCCGGGAGATCGAGGATGCGCGCCGGTCGGCCGGCGCCCACCTGGCGGCCGTGCGCACAATTCTTTCGACCCACCGGTCCGACCAGCCGGTCTACCTCGACATCGCAGGCTGACCCCGCCGATACTTTTTTGCGACATTCCCTCCGAGAGCGCTAACGCATCGTCTCCGACGGCCGATAGCTGAGAATGAGCACGGATTGCTCACCCCAGGCCACGGATCGGCCGTCTGATTATTTGACGACGAAACGGGCTTGCCGTGATCGAATCCGTGACCACCGCGGCGCTGTCCAGCGCCCTGGATGGCCTGGCCCTGCGCCAGCGCACCATCGCCAACAACATCGCGAACGTGAACACCCCCGGCTACACGGCCCAGCGGGTGTCTTTCGAGGATGCCCTGGCGAGGTCGGTGCAGGCCGGCGACGGCCACATAGCGGCCAGCATGGCCCGGTCGCTTGAACCGACCCGGCTCGACGGCAACAACGTGAACCTCGACACCGAAACCGTCGCCAACATCGACACCGTGCTGCGCTACCAGTTCGCGTCGCAGGCCGTCGCCGGCGCCGACTCCAGCATGCGCGCCGCCCTGAGGACCAGCTGATGGGCCTCGACGCTCTCGGGATCGCCGGTACCGGCCTCACCCTGC encodes the following:
- a CDS encoding flagellar basal body protein; translation: MIESVTTAALSSALDGLALRQRTIANNIANVNTPGYTAQRVSFEDALARSVQAGDGHIAASMARSLEPTRLDGNNVNLDTETVANIDTVLRYQFASQAVAGADSSMRAALRTS